The following proteins come from a genomic window of Gossypium raimondii isolate GPD5lz chromosome 5, ASM2569854v1, whole genome shotgun sequence:
- the LOC105768252 gene encoding rab GTPase-activating protein 22, giving the protein MWGAPAEPADSYYEVRPECTDVPNTKFKIRPGKTLSVRRWKAAFSPDGRLDIAKTLDRIHRGGIHPTIRGEVWEFLLGCFDADSTYEERDQIRQQRREQYAKMKSDCREIFPVVGSGKYITAPVITEDGQPISDPLVLAETSQDDNTIEIVKELTSRGPLDNKVIQWLLTLHQIGLDVRRTDRTLVFYEKEENLAKLWDILSVYAWIDIDVGYCQGMSDLCSPMIMLLEDEADAFWCFERLMRRLRGNFRCTDSSVGVETQLCSLATVTQVIDPKLHQHLETLGGGDYLFAFRMLMVLFRREFSFCDSLYLWEMMWALEYDPDMFYQYEDSGSDMEKTEGAKLRQKSTRRCGKYERENMKVKNPEAHLPISVFLVASVLKDKSSTLLQEARGLDDVVQILNDITGNLDAKKACIGAMKLHKKYLKKAQATPSTQRLFPFTL; this is encoded by the exons atgtgGGGAGCTCCAGCAGAACCTGCAGATTCTTATTATGAGGTCCGACCTGAGTGTACTGATGTCCCCAACACCAAATTTAAGATCAgg CCTGGAAAAACTCTAAGCGTGAGGAGATGGAAAGCTGCATTTTCTCCAGATGGCCGTTTGGATATTGCCAAAACTCTAGACCGTATACATCGTGGG GGGATCCATCCGACAATTAGAGGAGAAGTATGGGAGTTTCTACTTGGTTGCTTTGATGCCGATAGCACATACGAGGAAAGGGATCAGATACGTCAGCAACGAAG GGAGCAATATGCAAAAATGAAGAGTGATTGTCGTGAAATATTTCCCGTCGTTGGAAGTGGCAAGTACATAACAGCGCCTGTAATAACCGAAGACGGTCAGCCAATTAGTGACCCTTTAGTACTTGCGGAGACAAGTCAAG ATGATAATACTATAGAAATTGTGAAGGAACTAACGAGTCGTGGTCCTTTGGACAATAAAGTAATCCAATGGCTGCTTACATTGCATCAAATAG GCCTGGATGTGAGACGGACCGACCGGACTTTAGTATTCTACGAGAAGGAAGAGAATTTAGCGAAACTATGGGATATTCTCTCTGTTTATGCTTGGATAGATATTGATGTTGGCTACTGTCAAG GAATGAGTGACCTATGTTCCCCGATGATTATGCTTCTTGAAGATGAAGCTGATGCATTTTGGTGCTTCGAGCGTTTAATGCGTAGATTG AGAGGAAATTTCCGGTGCACCGATAGTTCAGTCGGGGTTGAAACACAGCTTTGTAGTTTGGCGACGGTAACTCAAGTTATCGACCCGAAACTTCATCAGCACTTAG AGACGCTAGGTGGAGGTGATTATCTCTTTGCTTTCCGAATGCTAATGGTGTTATTTCGTCGAGAGTTCTCATTTTGCGATTCCTTGTACTTATGGGAG ATGATGTGGGCTCTGGAATATGATCCGGACATGTTCTACCAGTACGAAGATTCGGGTTCGGATATGGAGAAAACCGAAGGTGCTAAACTAAGACAGAAATCGACACGAAGGTGCGGGAAATACGAGAGGGAAAATATGAAGGTGAAAAACCCTGAAGCTCATCTCCCCATTTCCGTTTTCCTCGTCGCCAGTGTCTTGAAAGATAAAAGCTCAACGCTACTGCAGGAAGCTCGCGGTCTGGACGATGTAGTTCAG ATTCTGAATGACATAACTGGAAACTTAGATGCCAAGAAAGCATGCATAGGGGCAATGAAACTTCATAAGAAATACTTAAAAAAG GCGCAGGCAACTCCTTCAACTCAGAGGCTCTTTCCATTCACCTTGTGA
- the LOC105768250 gene encoding early nodulin-like protein 3 — MANSILRTLDYESKGFVAVGLLCLMMMMIQKGYAREFQVNWGLHSGSNAQTYNQWAEHNRFQIGDSLVFNYAPNEDSVLNVSEDAYKNCNVESPWSKYTDGHTVFALDHSGPYHFISGTKGNCQKNEKLVVVVLADRTNRSSTANVTNAPSPAPSGSVDVMVPSPAPVNETNAPSPPPTGSTNVMPPSPAPSAESPPTGTVEVNPTPAPSEESHPPNVATSLRWMSTTMGTMLVASTLVLGF, encoded by the exons ATGGCAAACTCCATTTTGAGAACATTAGATTATGAAAGCAAAGGATTTGTAGCAGTGGGGCTGCtttgtttgatgatgatgatgattcaAAAGGGTTATGCAAGAGAATTCCAAGTGAATTGGGGTCTTCATAGTGGCTCCAATGCTCAAACTTACAATCAATGGGCTGAACACAACAGATTTCAGATTGGTGACTCACTTG TGTTTAACTATGCACCAAACGAAGATTCAGTGCTAAATGTGAGTGAGGATGCCTACAAGAACTGCAATGTAGAGTCACCCTGGTCCAAATACACCGATGGCCACACTGTTTTCGCATTGGATCATTCAGGGCCATACCATTTCATCAGTGGTACCAAAGGCAATTGCCAAAAGAACGAGAAGTTGGTGGTCGTCGTCTTAGCTGATCGGACCAACCGTTCTTCCACCGCAAACGTAACCAACGCTCCTTCTCCCGCGCCATCTGGTTCGGTCGATGTAATGGTGCCGTCTCCAGCACCCGTAAACGAAACCAATGCTCCTTCTCCTCCACCAACCGGTTCGACCAACGTAATGCCGCCGTCTCCGGCACCTTCTGCTGAGTCTCCACCGACGGGGACAGTGGAGGTTAACCCGACACCGGCACCGAGTGAAGAGTCACATCCACCAAATGTTGCAACTTCTTTGAGGTGGATGAGTACTACAATGGGAACAATGTTGGTGGCTTCAACTCTTGTTTTAGGGTTCTAA